The Streptomyces sp. NBC_00286 nucleotide sequence GGCGCGCTCCACGCCGTCGGCCAGGATCTGCGCGTGATCGAAGGCGAGCGGTGCCGCCTGTTCGCCGTCGCGGCCGTATCCGCCCCGCTGGAGCAGCTCCTCGACGGGGGCCCAGCGAGCGCTGTTCGCATCGCCGCCCGCCCTGGGCGCGGGCAAATCGGGGGCGAGCGCGAGGTGGGCGACGCTGACGACCCTCATCCTCGGGTCACGCTTGGGATCGCCATAGGTGGCGAGCTGCTCCAGGTGCGCACCGTTGTCCTGCGCGGGGGCATCCGGGTCGTGGGCACACAGCCCGGTCTCCTCAACCAGTTCCCGCGCGGCGGCTTGTGCAAGGTCCTCGTCGGGCCGCACGAATCCGCCGGGCAGCGCCCACCGCCCCTGGAACGGAGGCTCGC carries:
- a CDS encoding NUDIX hydrolase, translating into MPYDPSAFPPFAVTVDLVVLTVRRDALCALAVRRGEPPFQGRWALPGGFVRPDEDLAQAAARELVEETGLCAHDPDAPAQDNGAHLEQLATYGDPKRDPRMRVVSVAHLALAPDLPAPRAGGDANSARWAPVEELLQRGGYGRDGEQAAPLAFDHAQILADGVERARSKIEYSSLATAFCPTEFTVGELRRVYEAVWGVALDPRNFHRKVTGTPGFLVPTGGTTTRQGGRPAQLFRAGGATLLNPPMLRPEV